The proteins below come from a single Takifugu rubripes chromosome 10, fTakRub1.2, whole genome shotgun sequence genomic window:
- the LOC101076167 gene encoding kinesin-1 heavy chain-like isoform X2 → MADAAETCIKVVCRFRPLNSSELARGDKYIPKFQGEDCVQIGGKPYYFDRVFQSNTTQEQFYNAVAQKIVRDVLEGYNGTIFAYGQTSSGKTHTMEGKLHDQNMMGVIPRIVQDIFNYIYSMDQNLEFHIKVSYFEVYLDKIRDLLDVTKTNLPVHEDKNRVPYVKGATERFVCSPDEVMETIEEGKNNRSVAVTNMNEHSSRSHSIFLINIKQENTQTGHKLTGKLYLVDLAGSEKVGKTGAEGTVLDEAKMINKSLSALGIVIAALAEGSSYVPYRDSKMTRILQDSLGGNCRTTMVICCSPSAFNDAETRSTLQFGQRAKTVKNTVTLNVELTAEQWKNKWEKEKEKNKTLRNTVALLETELNRWRGGESVPTDEQVDKEKAKAEIQSLDTTLTNDKLAPTPVLNSVPGVQLNGAEKEKYESEMAKLYKELDDKDEEINQQSQLVETLKQQMLDQEELLTSSQRDHDVLQTELNRLLAENEASKEEVKEVLQALEELAVNYDQKSQEVEDKAREFEALSEELNEKSSSLASIDSELQKLKEMTNHQRKRVTEMMSSLLKDLAEIGMAIGSNDIKQESSGLIDEEFTVARLYISKMKSEVKTMVKRSKQLESSVGASRQKMGEMEAELTACQLRISQLEAKIKSLTESLQNVEQKKRQLEENVDALNEEIVRIRAQERVNTMENEIQSANEAKDAVEKQIQSHREIHQKQIGSLRDELETKEKLMTEQQDLNQKIMLEHERLRVEHEKLKSVEQEKSRQLQELTVQLDRRDQAKQDLKGLEETVGRELQTLHSLRRLFVQDLVTRVKKNSHTDSENADAVSSQRQKISFLENNLEQLGKAHKQLLRDNADLRGELPKMEKRLRATAERVKALEAALREAKENAARERSRYEQEMERIKDSVKPMNMGRRPSAVIAKPIRPGQLPGASPALLRSNLIIKEGGNNY, encoded by the exons ATGGCGGACGCGGCGGAGACCTGCATCAAGGTGGTGTGTCGCTTCCGGCCGCTCAACAGCTCCGAGCTGGCCCGGGGGGACAAGTACATCCCCAAGTTCCAGGGAGAGGACTGCGTCCAGATCGGG gggaAGCCGTACTACTTTGACCGTGTGTTCCAGTCCAATACGACCCAGGAGCAGTTCTACAACGCTGTGGCGCAGAAGATTGTCAGAG atgttctcGAAGGCTACAATGGGACCATATTTGCCTACGGACAGACGTCCTCAGGCAAAACGCACACGATGGAG GGGAAACTTCACGACCAAAACATGATGGGTGTCATTCCCAGAATTGTTCAGGACATCTTCAACTACATTTACTCCATGGACCAGAACCTGGAGTTTCATATCAAG GTCTCATACTTCGAAGTCTATTTGGATAAAATCAGGGATCTGCTGGACG TAACAAAAACCAACCTGCCCGTGCACGAGGACAAGAACAGGGTTCCCTACGTTAAG GGCGCCACCGAGCGCTTTGTGTGCAGCCCCGACGAGGTCATGGAAACCATCGAGGAAGGCAAGAACAACCGGAGCGTGGCTGTCACAA acatgAACGAGCACAGTTCCAGGAGTCACAGCATCTTCCTCATCAACATCAAGCAAGAAAACACTCAGACTGGACACAAGCTCACCGGCAAACTCTACCTGGTCGACCTGGCGGGGAGCGAGAAG GTGGGTAAAACTGGAGCTGAGGGAACGGTCCTGGATGAGGCCAAGATGATCAACAAGtctctgtctgctctgggaATCGTCATCGCAGCTCTGGCCGAGGGTTCG AGCTACGTGCCGTACAGAGACAGTAAGATGACCAGAATCCTGCAGGACTCTCTGGGGGGGAACTGCCGGACCACCATGGTCATCTGCTGCTCCCCGTCCGCCTTCAACGACGCTGAGACCAGGTCCACTCTGCAGTTCGGCCAAAG GGCCAAAACGGTCAAAAACACCGTGACTCTGAACGTGGAGCTGACGGCAGAACAATGGAAGAACAAatgggagaaggagaaggagaagaacaaGACGCTGAGGAACACGGTCGCCCTGCTGGAGACGGAGCTGAACCGCTGGAGGGGCG GCGAGAGCGTGCCAACAGACGAGCAGGTCGATAAGGAGAAGGCCAAGGCTGAGATCCAGTCCCTGGACACCACCCTCACCAACGATAAGCTGGCTCCAACCCCGGTTCTGAACTCTGTGCCTGGAGTCCAGCTCAACggggcagagaaggagaagtaCGAGTCGGAGATGGCCAAACTTTACAAAGAGCTGGACGACAAG GATGAAGAAATCAACCAGCAGTCACAACTGGTGGAGACGCTGAAGCAGCagatgctggaccaggaggag CTGCTGACATCATCTCAGCGTGACCACGACGTCCTGCAAACCGAACTGAACCGCCTGCTTGCTGAGAATGAAGCGTccaaagaggaggtgaaggaggttCTGCAGGCCCTGGAGGAACTGGCTGTCAACTATGACCAGAAAAgccaggaggtggaggacaagGCCAGAGAGTTTGAAGCTCTCAGCGAAGAACTGAACGAAAAATCG AGCTCACTGGCATCCATCGACTCAGAACttcagaagctgaaggagatgaCCAACCATCAGAGGAAGAGGGTCACGGAGATGATGTCGTCATTGCTCAAAGACCTGGCTGAGATCGGCATGGCCATCGGGAGCAATGACATTAAG CAAGAGAGCAGCGGCCTGATCGATGAGGAGTTCACCGTGGCGCGTCTGTACATCAGCAAGATGAAGTCCGAGGTGAAGACGATGGTCAAACGCAGCAAACAGCTGGAGAGCAGCGTGGGCGCCAGCCGCCAGAAGATGGGCGAGATGGAGGCGGAGCTGACCGCCTGCCAGCTGCGCATCTCCCAG CTTGAAGCAAAGATCAAGTCGCTAACGGAGTCGCTGCAGAAcgtggagcagaagaagagacagctggaggagaacgtGGACGCTCTCAACGAAGAGATTGTGCGGATCAGAGCTCAGG AGAGAGTGAACACCATGGAGAACGAGATCCAGTCTGCTAATGAAGCCAAG GATGCGGTGGAGAAGCAGATCCAGTCTCACCGAGAGATCCACCAGAAGCAGATCGGCAGCCTTCGAGACGAGCTGGAAACGAAGGAGAAGCTGATGACGGAGCAGCAGGA CCTGAACCAGAAGATCATGCTGGAGCACGAGAGGCTGCGGGTGGAGCACGAGAAGCTGAAGTCtgtggagcaggagaagagcCGCCAGTTGCAGGAACTCAC GGTGCAGCTGGACAGGAGGGACCAGGCCAAGCAGGATCTGAAGGGACTGGAGGAGACTGTG ggcCGAGAGCTGCAAACGCTCCACAGCCTCAGGAGGCTTTTCGTCCAAGACCTGGTCACTCGAGTCAAGAAG AACTCTCACACGGACTCGGAGAACGCAGATGCCGTCAGCAGCCAGAGGCAGAAGATCAGCTTCCTGGAGAACAACCTGGAACAGCTCGGCAAAGCTCACAAACAG CTGCTGCGGGACAATGCGGACCTTCGGGGGGAACTCCCCAAAATGGAGAAGCGACTGCGGGCCACAGCTGAGCGCGTCAAAGCTTTGGAGGCAGCCCTGAGAGAGGCCAAGGAGAACGCTGCCCGCGAGCGGAGCCGCTACGAGCAGGAGATGGAGCGCATTAAGGACTCGGTCAAACCCATGAACATGGGCAGGAGACCCTCGGCTGTGATCG CTAAACCTATCAGACCTGGTCAGCTGCCGGGGGCCTCTCCAGCCCTCCTCAGATCCAACCT
- the LOC101076167 gene encoding kinesin-1 heavy chain-like isoform X1 codes for MADAAETCIKVVCRFRPLNSSELARGDKYIPKFQGEDCVQIGGKPYYFDRVFQSNTTQEQFYNAVAQKIVRDVLEGYNGTIFAYGQTSSGKTHTMEGKLHDQNMMGVIPRIVQDIFNYIYSMDQNLEFHIKVSYFEVYLDKIRDLLDVTKTNLPVHEDKNRVPYVKGATERFVCSPDEVMETIEEGKNNRSVAVTNMNEHSSRSHSIFLINIKQENTQTGHKLTGKLYLVDLAGSEKVGKTGAEGTVLDEAKMINKSLSALGIVIAALAEGSSYVPYRDSKMTRILQDSLGGNCRTTMVICCSPSAFNDAETRSTLQFGQRAKTVKNTVTLNVELTAEQWKNKWEKEKEKNKTLRNTVALLETELNRWRGGESVPTDEQVDKEKAKAEIQSLDTTLTNDKLAPTPVLNSVPGVQLNGAEKEKYESEMAKLYKELDDKDEEINQQSQLVETLKQQMLDQEELLTSSQRDHDVLQTELNRLLAENEASKEEVKEVLQALEELAVNYDQKSQEVEDKAREFEALSEELNEKSSSLASIDSELQKLKEMTNHQRKRVTEMMSSLLKDLAEIGMAIGSNDIKQQESSGLIDEEFTVARLYISKMKSEVKTMVKRSKQLESSVGASRQKMGEMEAELTACQLRISQLEAKIKSLTESLQNVEQKKRQLEENVDALNEEIVRIRAQERVNTMENEIQSANEAKDAVEKQIQSHREIHQKQIGSLRDELETKEKLMTEQQDLNQKIMLEHERLRVEHEKLKSVEQEKSRQLQELTVQLDRRDQAKQDLKGLEETVGRELQTLHSLRRLFVQDLVTRVKKNSHTDSENADAVSSQRQKISFLENNLEQLGKAHKQLLRDNADLRGELPKMEKRLRATAERVKALEAALREAKENAARERSRYEQEMERIKDSVKPMNMGRRPSAVIAKPIRPGQLPGASPALLRSNLIIKEGGNNY; via the exons ATGGCGGACGCGGCGGAGACCTGCATCAAGGTGGTGTGTCGCTTCCGGCCGCTCAACAGCTCCGAGCTGGCCCGGGGGGACAAGTACATCCCCAAGTTCCAGGGAGAGGACTGCGTCCAGATCGGG gggaAGCCGTACTACTTTGACCGTGTGTTCCAGTCCAATACGACCCAGGAGCAGTTCTACAACGCTGTGGCGCAGAAGATTGTCAGAG atgttctcGAAGGCTACAATGGGACCATATTTGCCTACGGACAGACGTCCTCAGGCAAAACGCACACGATGGAG GGGAAACTTCACGACCAAAACATGATGGGTGTCATTCCCAGAATTGTTCAGGACATCTTCAACTACATTTACTCCATGGACCAGAACCTGGAGTTTCATATCAAG GTCTCATACTTCGAAGTCTATTTGGATAAAATCAGGGATCTGCTGGACG TAACAAAAACCAACCTGCCCGTGCACGAGGACAAGAACAGGGTTCCCTACGTTAAG GGCGCCACCGAGCGCTTTGTGTGCAGCCCCGACGAGGTCATGGAAACCATCGAGGAAGGCAAGAACAACCGGAGCGTGGCTGTCACAA acatgAACGAGCACAGTTCCAGGAGTCACAGCATCTTCCTCATCAACATCAAGCAAGAAAACACTCAGACTGGACACAAGCTCACCGGCAAACTCTACCTGGTCGACCTGGCGGGGAGCGAGAAG GTGGGTAAAACTGGAGCTGAGGGAACGGTCCTGGATGAGGCCAAGATGATCAACAAGtctctgtctgctctgggaATCGTCATCGCAGCTCTGGCCGAGGGTTCG AGCTACGTGCCGTACAGAGACAGTAAGATGACCAGAATCCTGCAGGACTCTCTGGGGGGGAACTGCCGGACCACCATGGTCATCTGCTGCTCCCCGTCCGCCTTCAACGACGCTGAGACCAGGTCCACTCTGCAGTTCGGCCAAAG GGCCAAAACGGTCAAAAACACCGTGACTCTGAACGTGGAGCTGACGGCAGAACAATGGAAGAACAAatgggagaaggagaaggagaagaacaaGACGCTGAGGAACACGGTCGCCCTGCTGGAGACGGAGCTGAACCGCTGGAGGGGCG GCGAGAGCGTGCCAACAGACGAGCAGGTCGATAAGGAGAAGGCCAAGGCTGAGATCCAGTCCCTGGACACCACCCTCACCAACGATAAGCTGGCTCCAACCCCGGTTCTGAACTCTGTGCCTGGAGTCCAGCTCAACggggcagagaaggagaagtaCGAGTCGGAGATGGCCAAACTTTACAAAGAGCTGGACGACAAG GATGAAGAAATCAACCAGCAGTCACAACTGGTGGAGACGCTGAAGCAGCagatgctggaccaggaggag CTGCTGACATCATCTCAGCGTGACCACGACGTCCTGCAAACCGAACTGAACCGCCTGCTTGCTGAGAATGAAGCGTccaaagaggaggtgaaggaggttCTGCAGGCCCTGGAGGAACTGGCTGTCAACTATGACCAGAAAAgccaggaggtggaggacaagGCCAGAGAGTTTGAAGCTCTCAGCGAAGAACTGAACGAAAAATCG AGCTCACTGGCATCCATCGACTCAGAACttcagaagctgaaggagatgaCCAACCATCAGAGGAAGAGGGTCACGGAGATGATGTCGTCATTGCTCAAAGACCTGGCTGAGATCGGCATGGCCATCGGGAGCAATGACATTAAG CAGCAAGAGAGCAGCGGCCTGATCGATGAGGAGTTCACCGTGGCGCGTCTGTACATCAGCAAGATGAAGTCCGAGGTGAAGACGATGGTCAAACGCAGCAAACAGCTGGAGAGCAGCGTGGGCGCCAGCCGCCAGAAGATGGGCGAGATGGAGGCGGAGCTGACCGCCTGCCAGCTGCGCATCTCCCAG CTTGAAGCAAAGATCAAGTCGCTAACGGAGTCGCTGCAGAAcgtggagcagaagaagagacagctggaggagaacgtGGACGCTCTCAACGAAGAGATTGTGCGGATCAGAGCTCAGG AGAGAGTGAACACCATGGAGAACGAGATCCAGTCTGCTAATGAAGCCAAG GATGCGGTGGAGAAGCAGATCCAGTCTCACCGAGAGATCCACCAGAAGCAGATCGGCAGCCTTCGAGACGAGCTGGAAACGAAGGAGAAGCTGATGACGGAGCAGCAGGA CCTGAACCAGAAGATCATGCTGGAGCACGAGAGGCTGCGGGTGGAGCACGAGAAGCTGAAGTCtgtggagcaggagaagagcCGCCAGTTGCAGGAACTCAC GGTGCAGCTGGACAGGAGGGACCAGGCCAAGCAGGATCTGAAGGGACTGGAGGAGACTGTG ggcCGAGAGCTGCAAACGCTCCACAGCCTCAGGAGGCTTTTCGTCCAAGACCTGGTCACTCGAGTCAAGAAG AACTCTCACACGGACTCGGAGAACGCAGATGCCGTCAGCAGCCAGAGGCAGAAGATCAGCTTCCTGGAGAACAACCTGGAACAGCTCGGCAAAGCTCACAAACAG CTGCTGCGGGACAATGCGGACCTTCGGGGGGAACTCCCCAAAATGGAGAAGCGACTGCGGGCCACAGCTGAGCGCGTCAAAGCTTTGGAGGCAGCCCTGAGAGAGGCCAAGGAGAACGCTGCCCGCGAGCGGAGCCGCTACGAGCAGGAGATGGAGCGCATTAAGGACTCGGTCAAACCCATGAACATGGGCAGGAGACCCTCGGCTGTGATCG CTAAACCTATCAGACCTGGTCAGCTGCCGGGGGCCTCTCCAGCCCTCCTCAGATCCAACCT
- the gfod1 gene encoding glucose-fructose oxidoreductase domain-containing protein 1, whose protein sequence is MLPGVGVFGTSLTARVIVPLLKHEGFAVKALWGRTQEEAEELAQEMDVPFYTNRIDDVLLHQDVDLVCINLPPPLTRQIAVKTLGIGKNVICDRTATPLDAFRMMSAAQYYPKLLSIMGNVLRFLPAFVRMKELLEEGFVGELLVCEAQVHGGSLLGKKYNWSCDDLMGGGGLHSVGSYIIDLLTFLTGQRATKVHGFLKTFVKQTDHIRGIRQITSDDFCTFQMVLEGGACCTVTLNFNVPGEFRQEVTVVGAAGRLTVLGTDLYGQKNCGGAAAGPELLLKDATPLEKASLPEKAFSDIPSPYLTGTIRMIQAVREAFQDQDDRRTWDGKPLTMAATFEDCLSALCVVDSIKRSNQCGEWQNVVVMTEEPEISPAYLISEAMRRSRMSLYC, encoded by the exons ATGCTCCCAGGGGTCGGCGTGTTCGGCACGAGCCTGACCGCGCGGGTCATCGTGCCGCTGCTGAAGCACGAGGGCTTCGCCGTCAAAGCGCTGTGGGGCCGCAcgcaggaggaggcggaggagctgGCCCAGGAGATGGACGTGCCCTTCTACACGAACCGCATCGACGACGTGCTGCTGCACCAGGACGTGGACCTGGTCTGCATCAACCTGCCGCCGCCTCTCACGCGCCAGATCGCGGTCAAAACGCTGG GAATTGGGAAAAACGTCATCTGCGACCGAACCGCGACGCCTCTGGACGCCTTCCGGATGATGTCAGCCGCCCAGTACTACCCCAAGTTGCTGAGCATCATGGGGAATGTGCTGCGTTTCTTGCCAGCCTTTGTCCGGATGAAGGAGCTGTTGGAGGAAGGCTTTGTTGgggagctgctggtgtgtgaggcCCAG GTCCACGGTGGAAGCCTCCTGGGGAAGAAGTACAACTGGAGCTGCGATGACCTGATGGGCGGAGGAGGGCTCCACTCCGTGGGCAGCTACATCATCGACCTGCTGACCTTCCTGACCGGCCAGCGCGCCACCAAGGTCCACGGCTTCCTGAAGACCTTCGTCAAGCAAACGGACCACATCCGCGGCATCCGTCAGATCACCAGTGACGACTTCTGCACCTTCCAGATGGTCCTGGAGGGGGGCGCCTGCTGCACCGTGACGCTCAACTTCAACGTCCCCGGGGAGTTCAGGCAGGAGGTCACCGTTGTGGGCGCCGCCGGCAGGTTAACGGTTCTGGGGACGGATCTGTACGGGCAGAAGAACTGTGGGGGGGCGGCAGCcggtccagagctgctgctgaaggacgcCACCCCTCTGGAGAAGGCCTCGCTGCCCGAGAAGGCCTTCAGCGACATCCCTTCGCCCTATCTCACCGGAACCATCCGCATGATCCAGGCCGTGCGGGAGGCCTTCCAGGACCAGGACGATCGGAGGACGTGGGACGGGAAGCCTCTGACCATGGCGGCCACTTTTGAAGACTGtctttctgctctttgtgtgGTGGATAGCATCAAGAGGTCCAACCAGTGTGGAGAGTGGCAGAACGTTGTGGTGATGACAGAGGAACCGGAGATCAGCCCGGCCTACTTGATCAGCGAGGCCATGCGGAGGAGCCGGATGTCTCTCTACTGTTGA